AGGACAAGAAGCTTAACTATTCTATTTTAtagatatacaaatatattaaagtaaTATAATTTCGATTATGTACACCATTGAACCTTATAGAACAGGACTTTACCCCCAAACAGTTATTTCGCTGTAAAACGAAATGTTCTAAATGTTATCAAATGAGAAATATGAACAATAATGGATATAATGAAGCCAATCCTGATTTGATGGGTTCCACACTGGATTGATTGTACCTTCATTAGGCGGCAAGTGTTGCGGATTGCCTGCATATGTTGCAGATTCCTTGCGGGAGAGGGGATATTTGGGGACGGGCACTGAAAGCGGCCCACAAACGTGTCACATCAAACGGAATTGATTAAAATCTAAAATGAAATAGTGCTCGGTCTTATTGTCGTTTCTGCGCATCTCGGATTTTCgtattttcagtttcagtttcagttgcgGATTCGTTTTTGTTATTGTCGCCGCAGCACGTACTCAACGATTGCCCCTAAAAGTATGCACACACCCACTCAAATGCGAATCCTTTTGTGCGACAGGGGGGTTTGGCAATTCAAATTTCAATCAAATGCGACCAATACTCGTACCTTTTGGACACACATGCTGACCACAAAGTATTGTATCATTTGCGAGGCTCGGGGACATCTATCCTCTATTCTCTATCCTCTACCCTTAGCTTCCTTAGCTCCATTCAAACCCTTTGCTCTTtggaaatcaaatcaaaggcCAGAGCAGAAAGGGTGCAACTATTGCCAGAATCAGATAAAATTTTCATTACCTTATGGCCGCACATTATCGGCATGCGGCCATCGTCTCCGCCTCCGTCTCTTTGGTCCAGGACTCCGGACTTTGGTTCATACTTGGAGACTATTTCGGGTCGGTTCGCCAGGACACAATGTGCTGCTGATGACGTCGAGTGCTCCTGCAGTCGCcgccgctgttgctgttgttgttgttgatgatgCTTATTGTGTGAGCCATAAAAAACAAgctgaaaaaaattaagttgAAGAGGTCATTTGCAGACTGGCGACGTTAGAGGTACTTAGTacgaataataaaatataggttctttatatattttatatagaaTCCTTTTCAACGTAAAAGCTATTTCAAGAATTaagatttttataaattttatattagGGTacttaagtatttatatttggCACAGGAGTTAAGCATGATCTACCCCTTCAATGAGCATTACAGGGTATCGAGAACTcggcaaaatgaaaaaagtaaGAGAGGTGGACCGACAGCGGCGACTTTTTATACAACAAACGACAAACGGAAAGTGTCCAACAGGAAATAAACAGGCGACGGCGACTCGGACTTGgctttggatttggatttggatctGTGCTCGGACCACGTCtacatcgccatcgccatcgccatctccatcACCACTGCCACCCATCTGCCATCTTCATCTGCTGAAAAAGAAGACCGACACGGATTCGAATTCGGACAAATCCCAGCGTGCAGCGGCGAGAATAAAAAGGGTAATAATTTTATCTAGCATTCAGATCAGACACACGTCTGTCCGACTATAAGGTCCTTTTTattccccctttttttctaGTCAGTTGCGGTGACCA
This genomic stretch from Drosophila yakuba strain Tai18E2 chromosome 3R, Prin_Dyak_Tai18E2_2.1, whole genome shotgun sequence harbors:
- the LOC120320443 gene encoding uncharacterized protein LOC120320443 isoform X2, with protein sequence MGRAHGNGSQNHSSVQDNLDQLVFYGSHNKHHQQQQQQQRRRLQEHSTSSAAHCVLANRPEIVSKYEPKSGVLDQRDGGGDDGRMPIMCGHKLPTAHIVLPVVSDLAEHVLR
- the LOC120320443 gene encoding uncharacterized protein LOC120320443 isoform X1, translated to MGRAHGNGSQNHSSVQDNLDQLVFYGSHNKHHQQQQQQQRRRLQEHSTSSAAHCVLANRPEIVSKYEPKSGVLDQRDGGGDDGRMPIMCGHKVMKILSDSGNSCTLSALAFDLISKEQRV